The following are from one region of the Oncorhynchus masou masou isolate Uvic2021 chromosome 24, UVic_Omas_1.1, whole genome shotgun sequence genome:
- the LOC135512960 gene encoding flavin-containing monooxygenase 5-like isoform X1, with amino-acid sequence MTKFAHKTSTPSSFSNRQTDGMSRRVCVIGGGSSGLTSIKSCLDEGLEPTCFESSDDIGGLWRFKENPEADRASIYHSVIINTSKEMMCFSDFPIPAHFPNYMHNSLIMDYFRMYAEHFQLTKHIRFQIRVLQVKPRPDFSRSGQWDVETENKKGEKEKHIFDAVMICIGHHCHPNLPLHDFPGIDKFKGQYFHSRDYKTAEEWRGKRVVVIGIGNSGGDIAVELSRVTKQVFLSTRRGAWIFNRVGQQGVPMDFQLNRRVLKMAQSVLPFGLVCRLGENKINQRFNHSLYSLQPKHRLYSQHPTVNDELPNRILSGTVQVKPNIRRLQGSSIEFDDGTVEDNIDLVVFATGYNFSFPFLPSNMLPVSGNKANLYKYMFPPGLERPTLVVIGLVQPLGAIMPISEMQARWATRVFKGLNKLPSMDCMLKDIKHKEETIAKRYVTSQRHTIQVDYIDYMDQIAYQVGARPSLLGLLLRDPGVWLCVLLGPCTPYQYRLRGPGQWDGARQAILTTWDRMAGALKTRPSDIPEPKQSSLPLTLTVGAAALALGYYWNIHNHPSLLIALDPTTWQDKIKPYLPVLW; translated from the exons atgacaaaatttgcccacaagacCTCCACTCCATCTTCCTTTTCAA acagacagacagacggtatGTCACGGCGCGTGTGTGTGATTGGAGGGGGAAGTTCAGGTCTGACCAGCATCAAGAGCTGTCTGGACGAGGGTCTGGAGCCCACCTGCTTCGAGAGCAGCGATGACATCGGGGGACTGTGGAGGTTCAAG GAGAACCCGGAGGCTGACAGGGCCAGTATCTACCACTCTGTCATCATCAACACCTCCAAGGAGATGATGTGTTTCTCTGACTTTCCCATCCCAGCCCACTTCCCCAACTACATGCACAACTCCCTCATCATGGACTACTTCCGCATGTACGCCGAACACTTCCAACTCACCAAGCACATACGCTTCCAG atcAGAGTCCTCCAGGTGAAGCCAAGACCCGACTTCTCTCGTTCGGGCCAGTGGGATGTGGAGACAGAGAacaagaagggagagaaggagaaacatATCTTTGATGCTGTGATGATCTGTATAGGACACCACTGTCACCCCAACCTGCCTCTACACGATTTCCCAG GTATCGACAAATTCAAGGGCCAGTACTTCCACAGTCGGGACTATAAGACGGCAGAAGAGTGGCGGGGGAAGAGGGTGGTGGTGATCGGCATCGGCAACTCTGGAGGAGATATCGCTGTGGAACTCAGCAGGGTCACCAAACAG gtattCCTCAGTACCAGGCGTGGGGCATGGATCTTCAACCGTGTGGGTCAACAAGGGGTGCCCATGGACTTTCAATTGAACAG AAGGGTGTTAAAGATGGCCCAGTCTGTACTGCCCTTTGGCCTGGTCTGCAGACTGGGAGAGAACAAAATCAACCAGAGATTCAACCACAGCCTCTACTCTCTACAGCCCAAACACAG GCTGTACAGCCAACACCCTACAGTGAATGATGAGCTGCCCAACCGGATCCTGTCTGGCACAGTGCAGGTCAAACCCAACATCCGTAGGCTCCAGGGGTCCAGCATTGAGTTTGACGACGGAACCGTGGAGGACAACATAGACTTGGTG GTGTTTGCCACTGGCTACAACTTCTCCTTCCCCTTCCTACCGTCCAATATGCTGCCGGTTTCCGGGAACAAGGCCAATCTGTATAAGTACATGTTCCCTCCGGGGTTAGAGCGTCCCACACTGGTCGTTATAGGGCTGGTGCAGCCGCTTGGAGCCATCATGCCCATCTCTGAAATGCAGGCCCGATGGGCCACCAGGGTCTTCAAAG GGCTGAATAAGCTTCCCTCAATGGACTGCATGTTGAAGGACATTAAACACAAGGAGGAGACAATTGCCAAGAG GTATGTGACCTCCCAGAGACACACCATCCAGGTGGATTACATTGACTACATGGACCAGATAGCTTACCAGGTGGGGGCGCGTCCCAGCCTCCTAGGGCTGTTGCTACGAGATCctggtgtgtggctgtgtgtgctgCTGGGGCCCTGCACCCCATACCAGTACCGTCTGAGAGGGCCGGGACAGTGGGACGGGGCCCGACAG GCCATCCTGACTACATGGGATCGGATGGCAGGAGCCCTGAAGACCAGGCCCTCGGACATCCCTGAGCCCAAGCAGAGTTCCTTACCCCTGACCCTAACCGTGGGGGCTGCTGCCCTGGCTCTGGGGTACTACTGGAACATACACAACCACCCATCTCTCCTCATCGCCCTGGACCCCACCACCTGGCAGGACAAGATCAAACCATACCTGCCAGTGTTGTGGTAA
- the LOC135512960 gene encoding flavin-containing monooxygenase 5-like isoform X2, whose protein sequence is MSRRVCVIGGGSSGLTSIKSCLDEGLEPTCFESSDDIGGLWRFKENPEADRASIYHSVIINTSKEMMCFSDFPIPAHFPNYMHNSLIMDYFRMYAEHFQLTKHIRFQIRVLQVKPRPDFSRSGQWDVETENKKGEKEKHIFDAVMICIGHHCHPNLPLHDFPGIDKFKGQYFHSRDYKTAEEWRGKRVVVIGIGNSGGDIAVELSRVTKQVFLSTRRGAWIFNRVGQQGVPMDFQLNRRVLKMAQSVLPFGLVCRLGENKINQRFNHSLYSLQPKHRLYSQHPTVNDELPNRILSGTVQVKPNIRRLQGSSIEFDDGTVEDNIDLVVFATGYNFSFPFLPSNMLPVSGNKANLYKYMFPPGLERPTLVVIGLVQPLGAIMPISEMQARWATRVFKGLNKLPSMDCMLKDIKHKEETIAKRYVTSQRHTIQVDYIDYMDQIAYQVGARPSLLGLLLRDPGVWLCVLLGPCTPYQYRLRGPGQWDGARQAILTTWDRMAGALKTRPSDIPEPKQSSLPLTLTVGAAALALGYYWNIHNHPSLLIALDPTTWQDKIKPYLPVLW, encoded by the exons atGTCACGGCGCGTGTGTGTGATTGGAGGGGGAAGTTCAGGTCTGACCAGCATCAAGAGCTGTCTGGACGAGGGTCTGGAGCCCACCTGCTTCGAGAGCAGCGATGACATCGGGGGACTGTGGAGGTTCAAG GAGAACCCGGAGGCTGACAGGGCCAGTATCTACCACTCTGTCATCATCAACACCTCCAAGGAGATGATGTGTTTCTCTGACTTTCCCATCCCAGCCCACTTCCCCAACTACATGCACAACTCCCTCATCATGGACTACTTCCGCATGTACGCCGAACACTTCCAACTCACCAAGCACATACGCTTCCAG atcAGAGTCCTCCAGGTGAAGCCAAGACCCGACTTCTCTCGTTCGGGCCAGTGGGATGTGGAGACAGAGAacaagaagggagagaaggagaaacatATCTTTGATGCTGTGATGATCTGTATAGGACACCACTGTCACCCCAACCTGCCTCTACACGATTTCCCAG GTATCGACAAATTCAAGGGCCAGTACTTCCACAGTCGGGACTATAAGACGGCAGAAGAGTGGCGGGGGAAGAGGGTGGTGGTGATCGGCATCGGCAACTCTGGAGGAGATATCGCTGTGGAACTCAGCAGGGTCACCAAACAG gtattCCTCAGTACCAGGCGTGGGGCATGGATCTTCAACCGTGTGGGTCAACAAGGGGTGCCCATGGACTTTCAATTGAACAG AAGGGTGTTAAAGATGGCCCAGTCTGTACTGCCCTTTGGCCTGGTCTGCAGACTGGGAGAGAACAAAATCAACCAGAGATTCAACCACAGCCTCTACTCTCTACAGCCCAAACACAG GCTGTACAGCCAACACCCTACAGTGAATGATGAGCTGCCCAACCGGATCCTGTCTGGCACAGTGCAGGTCAAACCCAACATCCGTAGGCTCCAGGGGTCCAGCATTGAGTTTGACGACGGAACCGTGGAGGACAACATAGACTTGGTG GTGTTTGCCACTGGCTACAACTTCTCCTTCCCCTTCCTACCGTCCAATATGCTGCCGGTTTCCGGGAACAAGGCCAATCTGTATAAGTACATGTTCCCTCCGGGGTTAGAGCGTCCCACACTGGTCGTTATAGGGCTGGTGCAGCCGCTTGGAGCCATCATGCCCATCTCTGAAATGCAGGCCCGATGGGCCACCAGGGTCTTCAAAG GGCTGAATAAGCTTCCCTCAATGGACTGCATGTTGAAGGACATTAAACACAAGGAGGAGACAATTGCCAAGAG GTATGTGACCTCCCAGAGACACACCATCCAGGTGGATTACATTGACTACATGGACCAGATAGCTTACCAGGTGGGGGCGCGTCCCAGCCTCCTAGGGCTGTTGCTACGAGATCctggtgtgtggctgtgtgtgctgCTGGGGCCCTGCACCCCATACCAGTACCGTCTGAGAGGGCCGGGACAGTGGGACGGGGCCCGACAG GCCATCCTGACTACATGGGATCGGATGGCAGGAGCCCTGAAGACCAGGCCCTCGGACATCCCTGAGCCCAAGCAGAGTTCCTTACCCCTGACCCTAACCGTGGGGGCTGCTGCCCTGGCTCTGGGGTACTACTGGAACATACACAACCACCCATCTCTCCTCATCGCCCTGGACCCCACCACCTGGCAGGACAAGATCAAACCATACCTGCCAGTGTTGTGGTAA